In Lotus japonicus ecotype B-129 chromosome 5, LjGifu_v1.2, one genomic interval encodes:
- the LOC130718708 gene encoding protein LYK5-like: MKLPGSSHFTSMCKSKRSTIVVPPSIRNRNRQPQRSRTSTPSSSTTSDVPITESRSYIYGDKEWSNSSSISSHTSLTSLKHSLPENPHIYHFSEITAATVNFSGNRLSPSSWRCSLRSRDVVIFQRKLRRQIDLPDLPHRLAIICRSHHSSLVKLLGASISGSYIYLVYEFTPGASLADCLRNRNNPSFTSLSTWTSRMQIASDLAHGLDYVHNFSGSGSGFVHNHIKSSSIVVAEESLAARICHFGTSELCGEVVTGEPSSELRRSGSRNVRLEGTTGYMAPEFQASGVATMKTDVYAFGVVVLELLSGEEAVRFEFGGDGGYRKVCVVETAREAVEEHGGGVRLWVDKRLRDSFPVEVAEKMIRVGLGCVEEDPNERPDMGRVSNEVSKLYLESKKWAEKMGTNIDFSVSLAPR; the protein is encoded by the coding sequence ATGAAGCTACCAGGAAGCTCTCACTTCACTTCAATGTGCAAGTCCAAAAGAAGCACCATCGTGGTACCACCCAGTATCCGAAACAGAAACCGCCAACCTCAACGATCACGAACCTCGACACCTTCATCGTCAACCACCAGCGATGTCCCCATCACAGAATCCAGAAGCTACATCTATGGCGATAAGGAATGGTCCAATTCATCTTCCATCTCAAGCCACACCTCTCTCACAAGCCTCAAACACTCCCTCCCGGAGAATCCCCACATCTACCACTTCTCTGAAATCACCGCCGCCACTGTGAATTTCTCCGGCAACCGCCTCTCCCCCTCCTCCTGGCGCTGCTCGCTACGATCCCGCGACGTTGTTATCTTCCAGCGCAAGCTACGCCGTCAAATCGACCTCCCGGATCTCCCCCACCGCCTCGCAATCATCTGCCGGAGCCACCACAGCAGCCTCGTGAAGCTCCTCGGAGCTTCAATCTCCGGCAGCTACATCTACCTCGTCTACGAGTTCACCCCCGGAGCCAGCCTCGCCGATTGCCTCCGCAACCGGAACAATCCTAGCTTCACCAGCCTCTCTACATGGACGTCGAGGATGCAGATCGCTTCCGATCTCGCTCACGGCCTCGACTACGTCCACAATTTCTccggttcgggttcgggttttgtTCACAACCATATCAAAAGCTCAAGCATCGTCGTCGCCGAGGAGAGTCTCGCCGCGAGGATCTGCCATTTCGGTACGTCGGAGCTTTGCGGCGAGGTTGTTACCGGAGAACCGTCTTCCGAACTGAGGAGATCCGGTAGCAGGAATGTGAGGCTGGAGGGGACGACGGGGTACATGGCGCCGGAGTTTCAGGCTAGCGGCGTGGCGACGATGAAGACCGACGTGTATGCTTTCGGCGTGGTGGTTCTGGAGCTGCTGAGCGGGGAGGAGGCGGTGAGGTTTGAGTTTGGTGGTGACGGAGGGTACCGGAAGGTGTGTGTGGTGGAGACGGCGAGGGAGGCGGTGGAGGAGCACGGTGGTGGTGTGAGGTTGTGGGTGGATAAGAGGCTGAGGGATTCGTTTCCGGTGGAGGTGGCGGAGAAGATGATTCGGGTCGGGTTGGGGTGTGTGGAGGAGGATCCGAATGAGAGACCGGATATGGGTCGGGTCTCGAATGAGGTATCAAAGTTGTATTTGGAGTCAAAGAAATGGGCAGAGAAGATGGGAACTAACATTGACTTTTCGGTCTCGTTGGCCCCACGGTGA
- the LOC130720173 gene encoding uncharacterized protein LOC130720173 gives MATPAIMSQLRRRFISSQIPNHGNSITQASSWHSSIGTMLDRYGLHKKGFFSTDTNPDKHVCEDADSSKPSVIPDNAPTSMSTNENSESGVKFSANSSLKTSSRHDLAMIFTCKVCETRSIKTVCRESYEKGVVVARCGGCNNHHLIADHLGWFGEPRSIEDFLAARGEDVKKGSIDTLNLTLEDIAGKQPALG, from the exons ATGGCGACGCCGGCAATCATGTCGCAGTTGCGGAGGCGATTCATCTCAAGCCAAATCCCTAATCACGGCAACTCCATCACTCAAG CATCCTCTTGGCATTCTTCTATCGGTACAATGTTAGACAGATATGGACTTCATAAAAAGGGGTTCTTCTCTACGGATACAAATCCAGACAAACATGTTTGTGAAGATGCTGACTCCTCAAAGCCTAGTGTGATCCCAGATAATGCTCCTACATCCATGAGCACTAATGAGAACTCTGAGTCTGGTGTAAAGTTTTCTGCTAACTCCAGTTTGAAAACTTCCTCAAGGCATGACCTTGCTATGATTTTCACCTGCAAAGTTTGTGAAACGAGATCTATTAAAACAGTTTGTCGTGAATCGTATGAGAAAGGTGTTGTGGTAGCAAGGTGCGGAGGGTGTAATAATCATCACTTGATTGCTGATCACCTTGGATGGTTTGGTGAACCCAGAAGCATCGAGGACTTCCTGGCTGCACGTGGAGAAGATGTAAAGAAAGGTTCAATTGATACACTGAATCTTACACTGGAAGATATTGCTGGAAAACAGCCTGCATTAGGGTAG